The following is a genomic window from Candidatus Eremiobacteraceae bacterium.
CGTCGGTGAGCCACGTCGTCATCCTCGAGATGGAGAACCGGTCGTTCGACGAGATGTTCGGCACGTATCCGGGCGTCAACGGGATCAACTCGCCCAACGTCGTGTGCAACCCCGATCCGTCGACTGGCGAGTGCGTCTTGCCGTTTCACGACACCTCGACCGTCAATCATGGCGGCCCGCACTCGGACACCGCCGAGCGGGCCGACATAGACGGCGGCAAGATGGACGGGTTCGTCGCCAGCGCCTACGACAAGGACGTCATGGGCTACCATACGTGCGACGAGCTGCCAACGTATTGCTTCTACGCGCAAAACGGCGTCTTGGCCGACAACTTTTTCGAGGCCTCATCGTCGTTCTCGACCATGGCGCATCTCTACATGGTGAGCAACTGGTCGGCGAAATGCACGGGCCTCGATCAGCCGTTGAGCTGCATATCGAACAACGATATCGCGATCAAGACGAATCCCGACTTCGCCTGGACCGACATGACATACTTGCTCCACAAGGCCGGTGTCAGTTGGGGTTACTTCGTCTACGCGAGCGGCCACCCGTTCCTGTCGCCCCAGGACAACGACGGCGAATTCTCTCCGGACAACTCGTACAAGGTCGTCGGCTTGTGGAATCCGCTCCCCAACTTCGACACGGTGAAGGAGGATGGCCAAACGACGAACGTCCGCCCAGGTGCGAAGTTCGACGCGTTCGCGACGGCCGGAACGCTGCCGCAGGTGTCGTGGGTCGTGCCGTCGTTCAACACGAGCGACCATCCGGCGGCAGATCTCGTCCAGGGGCAGCTGTGGGTGCAGCATGAGATCAACGAAATCGAGGCTGGGCCCGACGGGCCGTCGACGCTCATCATCATCAACTGGGATGACTTCGGCGGCTTCTACGATCACGTCCAGCCGCCGTTCGTCGACGCGAACGGCTACGGCATCCGAACGCCGATGATCCTCTACGGGCCGATGGTGGCGGTTCCCGGCTCGATCGATCACCAGTTCCTTTCGACCGACGCCGTCAACGCCTTCATCGAGCGGCTCTTCTTGTCAGGTCAGATGCTCGATCCAAACACCGATGGCCGACCGGACTCTCGTCCGGACGTGCGCGAAGAAACGCCAGGGCTCGGCGCGATCGAAAACGACCTCAACGGCTGATAGGCCGCGGCGGTCGACCATAAAGGTCGACCGCTCCATCTGAACACATAGAACCGCGGCGGTCGAGATGAATCTCGACCGCTCCCGATTTCAGACGTATTTGTTAGAAGCCGCCGCTGTACGGTGACGCGCCGAACGGGCTGGCCCCGAACGGGTTACCGCCGGGAAGGCTGGTGGTCGGCAATCCGGTGTAGGGATTTCCGAGCGGCAGCGACCCCGAGGGCAGGCTCCCGGTGAGACTGGTGGTCGGAAGCGAACCTGAAGGCATCGAGCCCGACGGATAGCCGCTATACGGACTCGTCGAGTAGCCGCCTGAGAAACCGAACGTCGAGTAGCCGCTCTGCGGCGCATACAACGCCGCGGTCCCATAGACACCGCCGGAATACTGCGGGCCGTTCGCGCCGATGTAGACGTACATCGGGCGAGCGCGATACGTCTGGACGTACAAGGCCCGCTCGATCGCTTTAGCGTCCGACGCCAACGCGAGCAACTGCGCATCGGTCGCACAGCTCAAGCCCGACCACGCTTTTCCGCTCCACTTGATCGTCACGTCATCGCTCACGGGCGTCGCGCCGGTCGAGCACTGCGCCGTCGGATTCCTGCCGGCGGTCGACGCGCTTCGCAGATCCGCGAAGAAGCGATCGGAGAGATCGTTTTGCAGTTCGAGCGCCGAGCGGCCGGCGCCGTCGACTGAAACGGCGTGGCCATCGGGTTGGATGACGATGCGGAAACCTGAAGAGTCGCCGCTGCCCGGATTGTAAATGGTCGCAGCGCCTTGGGGCACCGGCAATTGCGGCACCGGCGACGCTCCCAATAGAGCTATCGCGAGGGCTGGAGCGAGGATGCCGCAGAGCGGCGCCAGGCGCTTTCGCATGTGACTGGCATCATAATAGAACATGTGGGCGGTGGACGCAAGCCGACCAAAGCCCCGGCTCGTTAGGCCGTCCCGCTATCCACCCGCCATCGCGCCGATGACCATGAACGGCTCGGCGCCGCGGGCGACCTCGTCGGGCAACGGTACGTCGGGTGAATCGTGCGACAGGTCTTCCATGCAGGCGAAGAAGCGGACGAGCGCTCGCCGCTCTTGCGTCACGTGATCGCGGATCGTGCCGCGCAAAACGGGAAAGCGGTCTTCGAGCGCGTCGAGGATCGAACGTTGCGTCACAGGTGCATCGACGTCGATCTTGACTTCGCCGTCGACTTTCGCGAGCGTGCGCAGATGTGCCGGCAGCACGACCCGCACCGTCACGCGAGTGTTTGCACCTCGATCGATAAGACCGGCGGCAGATCGCGCACGATAGGCGCCCACGAGTCGCCCGCATCGGCCGATGCGTAGACCTGTCCGCCGGTCGTGCCGAAATAGACGCCGCTCGACTCCATCGTGTCGACCGCCATCGCGTCGCGGAGGACGTTGACGTAGCAATCGCGCTGCGGCAGCCCGTTTGTCAGCGCCTCCCACTCATCGCCGCCGCTGCGGCTGCGATAGACGCGAAGCTTGCCGTCGGGCGGAAAGTGCTCGGAGTCGCTCTTGATCGGCACGACGTATATCGTCTCGGGATCGTGCGGATGGACGTCGATGGGGAACCCGAAATCGGTGGGAAGGTTGCCGCTCACCTCGCGCCAAGAATCGCCGCCGTCATCACTGCGCATGACGTCCCAGTGCTTTTGCATGTAGAGCACGCCGGACCGCGTCGGGTGCATCGCGATGTGGTGCACGCAATGTCCGACCTCGGCGTTTGGATCGGGGATCTGCTCGGAGCGCAGTCCGCGATTGATCGGACGCCAGCTCTGTCCGCCGTCGTCGGTGCGAAACGCGCCGGCCGCCGAGATCGCGATGTACATCCGCTTCGGATCTTTCGGATCGATGATGATTGTGTGCAGGCACATGCCGCCGGCACCGGGCTGCCAGCCGGGCGCCGATGCGTGGTTGCGCAGCGCTGGCAGTTCCGCCCACGACTTGCCGCCGTCGGTCGACTTGAAGAGCGCGGCATCTTCGACGCCGGCGTAGACCGTATCTGGATCGGTCAGCGACGGCTCGAGATGCCAGACGCGTTTGAATTCCCACGGATGGGGCGTGCCGTCGTACCAGCGATGCGTTCCGGGCGTACCTTCGTACTTGAACTCGTTGCCGACGGGTTCCCAAGTCTTGCCGCCATCATCCGAACGCTGGATGAGCTGGCCGAACCAGCCGCTCGACTGCGATGCATATAGCCGCTTCGGGTCCGCGGGTGACGCTTTGACGTGATAGATCTCCCAGCCCGCGAAAAACGGCCCGCTCACTTCCCAGTTCTTCCGTTTGCCGTCAGCCGTGAGGACGAACGCACCCTTGCGCGTGCCCACCGAGACTCGTACTTGGCTCATCTCTCAGTCTTACGTTGGTGAAGGATGAAATAATTTCCCTCGCTGTCTTCGCCGAAGGCCATGCGGCAGACAGGCGTGTCCTCGATCGCCCCGTCGTCGTCGAGCTTGACGCCGCGCGCCTTGTACTGCGCGACCGCCGCATCGAGATCGTCGACGGCGAACATGAGCCCGCCGCCTCGACGCCACTCTTGATCGTCCGGTTTGAACAGCCCGAACGTCGTGCCGTCGGGGAACTCGAACTCGGCGCCCATATCGCCCCACTCGGACGACACGTCGCAGCCCATCTTATCCCGCCAGAAGGCTTTCGCGCGCGCGACGTCCTTGACGAGATACACCGCCACATCGATGCCCTTGATCTTCACTTCCTGTGTCACGCTCATGATATCACGCCTCGTTCGCACGCCTGCCGTAGGCGTACGCAAGCACCAAGAAACCGACGACCGTGAAGTAGAACCCGACGCCGAAGTCGATCGGGATCGACTGGCCCATGAATGAGATGGTGCGGTCGCCGATGAGAATACCGAGCACGGCCATCGCCAGACCGAAGCCGGCGATCGCGAACATCCGCGTCACCGTCGTCAGTAATGGAAGCGCGCCGAGCCCGACCGCGATCAGCAATGCCAGCCATCCGACTCCGCCCTGGCCGACCATCGACGGTGAGCCGCCGGTCACGTCGCTCATCTCTGCAGGCACCGAATAGAACGGCAGCAGCGTTCCGATCGCGCCCACGATCCCGCCGACGAGCGTTGTCAGCTTTTCGGCGCCGAGGCTCATGACGGCGCTCTGCGCCTGCGCGGCC
Proteins encoded in this region:
- a CDS encoding alkaline phosphatase family protein, whose translation is MRHLFISLFIAATLCGCTQSATQAVAPIPELVSAKHSITSVSHVVILEMENRSFDEMFGTYPGVNGINSPNVVCNPDPSTGECVLPFHDTSTVNHGGPHSDTAERADIDGGKMDGFVASAYDKDVMGYHTCDELPTYCFYAQNGVLADNFFEASSSFSTMAHLYMVSNWSAKCTGLDQPLSCISNNDIAIKTNPDFAWTDMTYLLHKAGVSWGYFVYASGHPFLSPQDNDGEFSPDNSYKVVGLWNPLPNFDTVKEDGQTTNVRPGAKFDAFATAGTLPQVSWVVPSFNTSDHPAADLVQGQLWVQHEINEIEAGPDGPSTLIIINWDDFGGFYDHVQPPFVDANGYGIRTPMILYGPMVAVPGSIDHQFLSTDAVNAFIERLFLSGQMLDPNTDGRPDSRPDVREETPGLGAIENDLNG
- a CDS encoding MoaD/ThiS family protein; this encodes MTVRVVLPAHLRTLAKVDGEVKIDVDAPVTQRSILDALEDRFPVLRGTIRDHVTQERRALVRFFACMEDLSHDSPDVPLPDEVARGAEPFMVIGAMAGG
- a CDS encoding VOC family protein, translating into MSVTQEVKIKGIDVAVYLVKDVARAKAFWRDKMGCDVSSEWGDMGAEFEFPDGTTFGLFKPDDQEWRRGGGLMFAVDDLDAAVAQYKARGVKLDDDGAIEDTPVCRMAFGEDSEGNYFILHQRKTER
- a CDS encoding zinc ribbon domain-containing protein — encoded protein: MSNCTSCGAALADGAAFCPACGKSTSTSMPVRQAAAQAQSAVMSLGAEKLTTLVGGIVGAIGTLLPFYSVPAEMSDVTGGSPSMVGQGGVGWLALLIAVGLGALPLLTTVTRMFAIAGFGLAMAVLGILIGDRTISFMGQSIPIDFGVGFYFTVVGFLVLAYAYGRRANEA